The genomic segment CAAGCTTTTAATCCTAACAAAATGACACAAATCCTAAATAAAAAGAAGATTTAAGAATGAGGAGCTTACATCCTGAACTTTAGAGGGGCTTTCCATGAAGCTGACGCTGGCGGTTTCATATTGATTCACGTAACACTAACTTTCCCTCCCTAATTTTCAACCACCATAAACAGAtatattaaagattttgagacACTAAAGGTGAGTTTTGATAGGCGGTACGTTtacttgcggttagtgtaaaaacagcggtggcggtgagattagatactgtagtgatactgtagcgtgaaACAAAAAGcaaactaaacgcaccgcacccaattgcccatccaaacccaccctaaaccTAGGCTAGGCCATATCCAGAAGAACCCTAATTTTCGTTGTTAGCCTCTTTTGAGCTCATAAATCCAGTTCACACAGGATTTGAATTTTGAACCATATTAGCATGGATCTCGTTTTATGGCCCAAACCACAATAACGATTAAAAAGAGGCTTATACAAAAAATATACCCTAAAATTCAAttacaatttaaaattaagccccctatctttttattatctatctACACTATATCTATTATATATTAAGGGGCTGACTGAATTAGTATCACCCACCAATCTGATCTCAACTCaattaagaaatttaccaaataatatttttatataaaatctagaaaaatatacatataataggaTTTGAACTCAAGATACAATGATCTTTTGTGAAATGATTTTTTTCACACACATCGTGTGCGCGTGTGTGGGTGTGTGTGCGTGCGTGCGTGCGCGCGTGCGCGTGCCTGCCTGTGCCTGCGTGTGCGTGTGCGTGTGCGTGTGCGTGTGCGTGTGTGTTGCACCTAACTAGTACCTAAACATGGAAACCGTTAACCAAGTTGACACGtcctaaaaattctaaaaaaaaaaaaagttagcatATACTTTAGCCTTTGAAGTTTGAACTTGGCAACTTGTACCTAATTCGTGAGTAAACTTTTTTCGGACCTAACTAGTACATTAACTTGGAAACCATTAACTAGTACTTGGCCGTTATCGTTTATAAACAGCATAAACTGCTAATAGTTCTTGAAAATGTTATCGTTTATAAACAGCATAAACTgcctaatataatttattctcgtaacatctaacatactgttgagcagaaaaagaaaagaaagaaatagaaatgcATTTTTACGTATTATGTCTATTTACCAGCCACTCCTTTCTTCTTTGGCTTCGAGAGCATGTACGTCCTCATTAGATAAAAGGTCAAGAACGGGTTTATAATAATCCCACTCCTTTCTTTTCCTGATGCAACAGAAAGCAAAAGGCAAACCATAAGTATTTTCTTCTTTTGAAGTTTTCTAACGAAGTAACAGAGCAAACAAATTAGTGACCAAGCAAAATGGGTGTAAACATACAGAGCGCATAAATTAAAAGCAACATGAAAATGTAATAATTGCTAGTTAGAAATATACAGTAATATTAAATGGGAAAACTTAACAAGTGCAGGAAAAGGGACACCAAAACCACTAAACCATTTACACAAAGTGAAGCTACATCAATGCTGTCAAACTGACAAAAGATTTCAATGATTTGGTTGAGAATTAGCTCTATCTCTCTTATCAATAAGACTTCTTACTAGTGTTGTTTCTAAAAATAATCAAGTTATTATCCACTGGACAAAACCAAGAAATAACACTTCACATGCAAAATTATAGAAGATCCTCTTTTAGATAAAACAATTCCATCAAATTGAGGATAATTGTATGCGTGATAGCATCTACTAGACCAGGAATATCAATGAAGCCAATTATTGCAATTGCTTAAGATACCATTTTTTAGTTTAGCCTCTAGTTAGCCTTTCTTTTGTATAGGTTATGTATTCCAATTCCTTTTTAATATGGAATACAAAAAATAGTGCACAAAGAATGAAATTCTCCCGATGGCTCTATCAtagataaataagaaaaaaaaatctccaAATCAAATCCATTACTTCATTTACTTAACCTTAACTCAAGTGAAAAGGGGGCAAAACCCTTGTTTTTTGCTAATTTAGTCAAAATCAAGTCTGACGAGAATAATATTTTACGAAAAGCAATTCATGTATTTTCAAACCAACCCATGTCTTATCTATTATTTGATTGACTAATCCTTTTTATTGTAATGGGTGAAGGGTCAAATGTTTTGGTAATTCCTCATGGGTGGATGAACCAAGATAATTTAAAATCAGAGTTCTAGATTTTTTATAATCCCTCACTGAAATAATGTCTCGAGATTTGCAGCAATAACTAGCTATATCTACTGTACACCCATTAACTAGTGTCTTCtgctaaggattaaattgaaatgcttTATCCCTAGGAGATATGATATATAATGGAGGACTTAGTTTGACAGTTTTGACAAGGTGGATGTCTTTTAAATCTTTTAATGATTTCAAGAACCTTAAAGGAAATGCAATGCGTAAGCATGAGTGTACAACTCAGTAGAGAGATGAAGTTGAGAAAAAGTGATGTTCCATTGAATCAAGATAATTTTGGATCAAAGTTCTACATTTATTTTCAAACCAATCTTTTCCTATCCGTTAAATGGTCGGCCCGAGTCACAGCATAGTTTCACTTAGACATGGAGCTGTCGAGCAATTTACAAATTATGACAGCATAACTTTGGGTTTGGCAGCCTAAAATTGAATATGGATATGGATTTAAACTTTATAAACTTTGAttcttttgatttaaaatttatgaattagAAGTTCTCAGTTTTAATGAATCTATACTTAAGTTCAATCAATATTTCAACTAATCTTAAATTTGTGATGTTTTCTAAATTCTAATATGGAAACAAGTAAAGAGTCCTGCTTGTGTCTTTTAAATGTACTTGATACAATAAGTATTTTGAAATCTTAGATGGACCTTTTAAATTTGACCCAAACCTAAATAAAACCATTTCCGAACAAAGCATTTGGATTTATGGAAACAAGTAAATAGTCCTGCTTGTGTCTTTTAAATGTACTTGATACAATTAAGTATTTTGAAATCTTAGATGGACCTTTTAAATTTGACCCAAACCTAAACAAAACCATTTCCGAACAAAGCATTTGGATTTTGAAATCCAAATCCCAACCCATAAAATACAAGTTTCTAAATTGACCATAACAATTTTTCAAGGCTCAATAGGGAAAATTATTCAGCATGAGATTTACATGGAGCGTACCGGACAACACTTGATCCAAAACTGAATAACTTCATCAAGTCCAGTGCAGCACCACTAGCTTTACTGTGAGAGGGAAAACAGAAAGCAATGTCATCAATACATAGAACATTGAGGTCTGTCATGCTTGGACAAAATCAATGTACCCAGAAAAGAATTGGGGGGTGGCAGGAGGTGAAAAAAGCGGAAGTACCAAGCCATTCGGATAAGAAAAAAAATCCCTCCTATTTCTGACCATATTAGAAGGAAACAGCACAAAAACCTGGGAGTGAAATGTTCAGCAGCCCGACGACCCTTTTTGCTTATTCTGTTCTCCCTTGCTGTAGTTACATTTTGAATTGCAATCTAAAAAACACAACATTACAGAGATATAATAACAACCATGCCATATATGCATCAATGGCTAAGATTAAGTAGAAACACATGATAACTACCTCATAAAGTTGCTCTCTGATTGCAAAGGCAATTGCAGGCTGCATAGAGTAAAGAAATCATATAAGAAGATATGTTTTAAAGGCACAGAAACAAAATGAAACAGGCTTCAAAGAGAAATACTGTACTGTTATCAGTTTCTCATCATGTTCAGGTAAAATGAATGTTTTACAAGTATGCTTCTAAAACGAATTGCTTACCTCAACTTCAGGGTCTTCAATGCCTAAATCTTTGCAGAGAGTTCTAGCAAATTCTTCAGGATCACTATCAAAGTTGTTCAAGTcctataaaaaataaagataacaGCATTCAAGCATCTCATTGAGAAATAATTGCATAGCTCATAAAAAGATAAATGATGAGCAAGCATGAGAAAACACAAGAACATGCATATGATAATGATATTATACaaattcattttccatttcttACCCATAAAAACTGATCCCTGATAACTATATGATTGACTTGAAGATCAAGCTGATGAAGTCCATGTGATGGATAAGTAGGTGttagaaaatcattaaaggaAAATGGTGATATTTATATAAATGTTGTTAGTACTTTATTTATGAAAGGCACCTTAATTGGAATGATCTTGTCACCAACATACATGTCTTGACCTTCATATGATCGAAAGGTGGCAAGCTGTGACTGAAGATAACATGCAAAGTGAAGAATAGGAGAATGGTAAGTACAACTAAAAATCAGCTTTAAAAgtgtcaatttcttttctttttgttgaacattgaaatgagagaaaagaaaacagTTAAGATGACCTGAATGGATTGAACAATTTGCGGAAGGAAACCAGGGGAAAGCTTCAAGTCTTTTACAGTCCTTTTTGCAAACATCACCACCTCTGAATCCGGATCTTTTAGAACAAATATACAAACAAAAGAACATGTGTAATTAGCAAATTACACTAAGGTAGCGTTAAAGAACtccaatttttaaataataaatctgAATTCCAGAAATAGTATAATCGTGCAATGAAACACATGAAAATGTAatcaaatatttacaaatttgaaatttaatataagATCATATAACAAAAGAGATCTAAaatccaaaatttcaaattcatattGGTCAAAAAAAAAATCCCCGAAATTTCTTGATTTCATGAGAAACATATTTAATAAGGTGAATGCATACCATAAGGGTTCCAAGTGAAAGCATCTTTATAGCGCTGTCCATCGACTTCTATGTCAAGCCTAATGGGTATTAAATTTTCAGCTGTCGGCCttcaatttttggatcaaaattAGATAATCAAGCTTTTAATCCTAAAAAAATGACACAAATCCTAAATAAAAAGAAGATTTAAGAATGAGGAGCTTACATCCTGAACTTTAGAGGGGCTTTCCATGAAGCTGACGCCGGCGATTTCATATTGATTCACGTAACACAAACTTTCCCTCCCTAATTTTCAACCACCATAAACAGATATATTAAAGATTCTGAGACTCTAAACGATTGCATTCACCCAAAATCTGTCAAACTTTCTCTTAATGGTTGAATAAAAAAAACCAGCAACAACAGAAAAATGCCGCGAAACCATGTagaaaataaatccacagatCTCGAAAATTGGAGACGTATATAGAGAAAGGAACCTCGAACGATCAGATAAAGTGAACTAAGAAACCAACAGAGCCCCGACTTCATGCTATTTACATACACACAAACAAAATACAACAAAGGCAGAGGATGTAGCAGTTTCAGCGTATTTTCTCACCTACCAAACAGCTCCAACAGAAAATCACCTAAAAGAACTCTAAGCTGCAAAAATAGAGTGCCTATGGAACGATGATGGTGGTGGCCGGTGGAGAAATTTGTGGTATTTTCTTTGTTACTGTTAGGGGTTTAGAAATTATTGGAGTGAGTCGAGGGGcaaatttccaaaaaaaagccttatttttttaaaatttaccaaaatgggcccagtattttattatttatgggaATGGGTCATTTTTTCcgaaatcgcatccacgtcagcgtgatgtcaggggacgtgtcagaacatcgtgtccacgtcagcgcgctttgcttacTTCGACACAAATCGCGCTTACGATGACGCGATTTGCTGATGtggatgaacagtttatgttttttagtttggaaaactttgaaaggccataacttttcgctcgattgtccgattgagacgatttttttatttagaatagCTTTTTGAGATCTACGCGCTGAGAAATGCCGAAGACGGTTTGCCGCagttttcgtcgaaaaagatccttttttgcccttaaatttcaattttttcggtttaaatttgaattttgaaacattctaatcatcattttccttatttatttgaagtaaacaccggatttttttttacagaattgttgtattattttttctgatttgacacgtgtatgggataggtccgataaatcgttagaacgtaagtaatataattaagataataacagtatttctataatatatcaattaattagtttagtttagttggttaagatgcttgttcttttcccttagtaccttggttcaaatcttgttggtaataattttaaatcttttttgtacttgttgctattgatgtaatattgaagagttaattgattaaaaaattaaatacaagtacaaaaagattcaaaatttattttttcaaaataccaaaaaagccctatatttttaaaatttatcgaaacGGGCTcggtgttttatttttttgagcgTTGGGTGCTGTTCACGTGCGGGCCGAAATCGCTTtcctgacacgtaccctgacatcgcgctgacgtggatgcgatttcCCGGAAAaaggaccattccggtaaataattaaaaaataggcccatttcggtaatttttttaaaaaaaatggcttttattggtaaattgcccTTAGTCGAGTGGAgacttttttggttttttttaaattttatttgatgttTGCAAATAATCATTAACcaaagcaattaattaattaaaaggagaattaattaattaattaataatttagttaGTTTTAATATTACAGTACCAAATTGATTGatagataaattttttttgataatttatttaattgatattaatgttttgaaatttaaaatttcaataataaaaacataaatttaaaattttaataataaaaacataaatttaaaattttttaaaggggtaaacatgtataatttgaattttttaattcattattttagtttatgtcGTTTTTTTCAAGCAACTTATAAGTTGGGTGACCacaatgaaaatgtaaatataatGTGGCGTGTCTAGTTCACTAacgttaaaaatttaatgtttgggtgactaaaatgaaagtacTTTAAAAGTTAGATGACgaaattgtaaaaatttcattttaagtaaCCAAAATAGAAACGCCTTAAAAGTTGGATGACTAACTAGGTAGTTTACCTTTTTGTAAAAAAGTCTTGTcgttaatttatttacattccaACTTTGTTTGGTTGGTTAATATAATAACATGGGAATAAGTTTTTTCAGTACATCATTACTAAAATGAATGTAATAACATCATTGCTCTAAAATGGTTCATAATAAAATTGGCCActaatatttgtatattttgtcaaaatacctctaattgtatttttaagctatttttaccATTAACCTTTGTTCTTTTTTCAATCTGctttttctaacaaatttaataaataaattcaaggtttcaaatttccttttctttcaaaAGGTTTCAACTTTTCATACATTTGTTTATAGAGAAGTTTTTCTactaagttaattttttaagataattacgtttattttatttaaattaagagttattttaaaaaaatttaatgtattatttatttatttatcatttttcacaTGCAAATTATCTTATTGgattatctaagtaataaattatatctcattaaaaatattccacacaTGACATCATccccattaatttttttaacggtattttcattaaatctgttagaaaaaGCAGTTTGAAAACAGGAACAAAGGTTGATGGTCAAAAAatgctcaaaaatacaattaggatcATTTTGACAAAATATACAAACATTAGTGGCTAAATTTGTCATTAAACCAATTTTCATTAGGAAAAATGTTTAAACAAGTAAACTAAGAGTTACTTCTTGAAATGTTAATTTCCctaatgagaaaaaaaaactaaaataattttatcatgatttgtttaaaaaaataaagtttattttataaatatatatatatatatatttgaataatgtcactcttgaaaacataaaaattggaAGAAGGGAAAAGCTGGTATAAGAAGTTTAGCATGTCAACAAGTGTAAAATTTGTTATCCAAGTTAGGGAAAGATCACTTAACTGGTGCAATACATATTGACATCGAACCAGAAAGAAATATAGTCGAACACATACATATGCCTCTGGATATTAGTTATgaaaaattcaaatgaaattatCTCAAAATTCATGGTACAGCGGAAGAGACATGGCTATAATGATTGATGAAAGGTATGATTGGCCTTAAGACCAGACCAACACTCTTTACTTCCTACATAACGTGCAAGATATCTGTAGAGGCAGAAAAAATTGCTGAAATCACCAATTTTGTTGGAGATCCTTCGTAATCGGTTAACCCCTCTTGACGTTGTTTGTTGCTGCTCCGCCAACCTGCATCGATAGGAGATATGCTACGAGGGTTTTAACACCAAGTCACAAATGCACCTGCATACAGCAAAACGGCCATTCATCAAATTTCTATAAGAACTACACTACTTCCTGAGGCTGCTGAATTCGCGGTGTTATTTTTGGGAATATCATATAGATGTGTTCGAGACGTGTATGCTGAATTATTTACTTTAGGAAGAATGAAGTCTGGATAACAAGGTGAGTTCTGTGCCGAATTGTCCAAGTATCTTCAGATTAGAATTTCGACATCTATCTAACTTTGGTCTGCAATCAAATAACAAGCTATTTAAAATGAGTTTACAAGAACATATATGCCAACAGATGCGGTAAACCCTGCACTGATTATGTTGTCAATCAATGTCGTTCTCTGACTGGATGTCGCATGCCAACTGCTAAGAATATGGCAACAAGTTGAATGGATGTATAATACTTCAACTCAACCTGCAATTTCATAACTCAACACACACCGGTGAGTGTAAAACCTGCAATTTCAAGTGAAACCCATCATATAGGACAGCAACAGAAATTTTCAGTTCACAAGGGTTTGCTTATAATTGAAATTACGAATAGAAAGGAACAGAAACCTGTAATGACATAATATTAGATAAAGAAAAACGGCACTCAATTAGTATGCTCATAAATCAATTGTCCAATCAATCATTCATCCTAGTAAATGAAGATTAACTATGATCCACAAGGGTATCATCATCTGCCGAAGCAAATGAACCCTTATGGATCCATTTTCTTAGACCTATTAGCTTCTGACTGGCCACCTTGATTCTCAGTATGGGGATTGTCGAAAGGATATCCCTCAGTCGGCCATTTATCAGCACCTGAATCTTCTGCTGCTTGCAAAAATCCCAGATCCCAGACATCAGATAACTCACCAGTTACCCCCAACTCGGGAATGTCATAGGTTTCAAGATTACCCCACAACTCGTTCCTAGAACTAGGCATACCAACAGTAGCATCAAAATCCATGCTCCATGCATCCTGTTTAGAAACGCTCTCACTGATAGGAGATGAGAAATATGGGGTGCTTTTCTGCTTCACTAAATCCTCTGGGGAAGATATAAAATACCCTGGATTAACCACTTGTTCCGAACCGATTACATTCTTCCCTTTCAGATCTTGGATTCCCATGCCTGATGTACCTTCTCCTACCAGCTCTGGGGTTCCAAGAAATCCATGTGCAGTCGCCAACTCATCAGATACAACTACTTCATCATCAACTGGAAATGGAAAGCCTTCAGAACCTAAATCGATTTCTGCTACACCCTTGGGTAGATAATCTGGAGATTTTTCAACAGAAGTCGGAATTATATCTGGGGCTGAAGGGGATATAGCAATGTCTCTCCAATCAAGTTTGGAGTACTTCACAATCTGGCCTTCAGCAGGTGTTTCTGAATCTATCAATTCAACCAGCTGGTGCTTTACAAACTTCCTCCGCATCCTCGAAGAACCGATTTCTCCCTGTTCCTTTTTTTGTCTAAGGCGTGCCAAGAAAGCCGGATTCTGGAATAACTTGGCTAAGAAAGAAACCATTTGCTTCTGCCTTTGTTCAGCTGATTGAAGCCTCTGATTCACTACTTCGACATGCCGAGCCGTACCCTGCTGCTCCTGCTGCAGTTCCACTACTTCCTGCATTAACATGCTCTTCTCCTTCCTTAACCTTTCTATGTCACCTTCCACTCCAGACCTCCCTGCTTCAGTAGAAGATCCAAAATAGTTACCAATCTGTTGCGATTGAGGTGACTTACGCCTCTGAATATTCTTCAAAAGATGCCTCTTCCCTCGCTGAAAAGCCTCGTTTGCAAATTCCCACTTATCAGTATCGATTTTGCGAAATCCCTGAAAACAGTACACAAGATGATTCAAGAATAAATGGGGGAAACGGGATTGTTCACGAAAACAAAAACATCAAAGGGTATGATTCACATAGGATTTTTCAGGAGGAGCCAAATTGCACTATATAGATCATCTTCATAACATCAGCTTTctaaaagaaagagagagaaattaaGAAAGAGTTAGAAAAAGACAGTAGCAAAATAACAAAGATTCCACTAGAACCCAAATTTCTACCTGCTTTAGGATGGAACTCCCAAGTCCAGCAGTGATTCAGCAAATGAAGCTGACCTCGAAGAAGCTTAACcaaactttttaataatttccaCAAATAACGATTCACTTATGCAACATACATCCAAGTTTACAGATAAGTCTTACATTTGATCACAACACTAATAAATACATTAGCTTTACACAAGCTCAAAGGAACAAAATACGACAAAACCATAAGATTTGTACATACAAATTCAACATAGGAAATACAATTAACCCTTTTCTCCGATTACAAAATCTTTGTACAAAAGTTCGATAATTAGAATATTACAACCAATGTGTACAAATCGGGCTTCTACAATTACAGGTTCCAGTTTACAGATTAagccttaaaaaaataaatacggaAAACAAAAAcaagcaaacaaacaaacaatcaaagaaagaaagaaagagaaacaaAAGTTACAAAACCAAATGCCATCAGcgatattttttttttatgtagGCTGTACTATTGCAATAATACCCACATAAGTATTGAGCTGACGAACAAAGCTGGAGAAATTGTTGTGCTTGAAATTCCGAGGAAGTATGAACTTAGAGAATTCGACCGGGTCCCAAACCACGAAGCTCTGTCCCGTCGGACCCCAAGAGATGATCGGATCCAACGACGTGTCCTCCACCAAATCGAACGTTTTCGACAAAAATGGCGGCACTGGGTTCCCATGAAGAATTTCCAAAGGCTGAGGCACGCCACTTGAAAACGTTTCCAGTTCCATTAATGAGGAAGGGAAGGTCGACGTTTGGGGTAGGTTTGGAAGGGAATTCGGAGAGCGTTTTTCTTCGTCTGGATTCATTTCGTTTTTTTAAGATAATGAAGAAGGTTTTGGAAAGAGATCCTGGGTTTCAATTCCAAGGTtcgataaaaatgaaaaaaaaaaattggggtgGAAGGGGGGTTTTGAAGGGTTTAAGCCGACAAACTGTTGctccaaaggaaaaaaaatctttGAAGGCGGTGAGTGAAACTGGAGGTTCAACGGCCAGGGTCAAGTTAATTGTTGGTGATTTGTACGTGGAAGTTTTATAACCCATTTGTTATGGCATCGCtgccaaaagaaaaagaaattaaaaaaaaaatcagaaagaaAAGAAGTGCCGACCAAAGTTTGGGTTGTTTCCAGGGAATTACTTCGTCTGGGTTTTGTTTGaaggattaaaaaaaaaaaatctgtgTGGTTGGTTAACTGGTCGGGACGAAGCAAATGGGGTCCACTGTTAGGGAAGATAATTTTGTTTCTGAACTGGGTTTGGGCTGGCGTTGATGATTTGAACTAGATTGTTGATTTTCTGGATGGTCAAAATACTTGGAGACGAAGCTAAGTCCAACAGGCCAATGAAACGAGTGGATTTTTCGTTTGGAACTGCAACAACTGGGGACATGTCTTGTCGTTCAGATTTTGGACCAATCatattttttattagtatttCAGTATTTATTGTGCACGTGATTCTTTTCTTGAATGTTtttatgaattttctattttctagACTTCATTTCTGTTCCTAACCCTATGGGTTGAAAGAAAGATCTAAGAAGAGAGAAATAAATCCCCTTTGTTGTATTTTATGAAACCAGCAGTCAGCAActgtttaattttaaaagggaGACAACATATTTCATCAAAACAATCTGCAggctatttaaaaaattttcaataattacttgATAATTAGAAcaaagatttaaaaaataattttttgtaccAACAATGTAATGGTCAACCCTATGTATGTTTTTTTCACTTATATTTTATACAATACATGTTATATTaggtataaaaaattattttttaggtacCGTGTACCAAATGGTCGAaacccattttcattttttttttacagGCATAATGGTGACCGACACTCatcttcaaaatttttgaaaaaaaacaatgcatcataaataaataatgggAAAAGAAAACCATATAGCATTTTTCACAAGTACAATAGAAGCTTCTCTTTGAAAGTAAGC from the Gossypium hirsutum isolate 1008001.06 chromosome D09, Gossypium_hirsutum_v2.1, whole genome shotgun sequence genome contains:
- the LOC107908715 gene encoding heat stress transcription factor A-3 — protein: MNPDEEKRSPNSLPNLPQTSTFPSSLMELETFSSGVPQPLEILHGNPVPPFLSKTFDLVEDTSLDPIISWGPTGQSFVVWDPVEFSKFILPRNFKHNNFSSFVRQLNTYGFRKIDTDKWEFANEAFQRGKRHLLKNIQRRKSPQSQQIGNYFGSSTEAGRSGVEGDIERLRKEKSMLMQEVVELQQEQQGTARHVEVVNQRLQSAEQRQKQMVSFLAKLFQNPAFLARLRQKKEQGEIGSSRMRRKFVKHQLVELIDSETPAEGQIVKYSKLDWRDIAISPSAPDIIPTSVEKSPDYLPKGVAEIDLGSEGFPFPVDDEVVVSDELATAHGFLGTPELVGEGTSGMGIQDLKGKNVIGSEQVVNPGYFISSPEDLVKQKSTPYFSSPISESVSKQDAWSMDFDATVGMPSSRNELWGNLETYDIPELGVTGELSDVWDLGFLQAAEDSGADKWPTEGYPFDNPHTENQGGQSEANRSKKMDP